From Permianibacter aggregans, a single genomic window includes:
- a CDS encoding ZIP family transporter, which translates to MIALLLSLLSLAIAPWLYKRLHQHRRLHDVFDRLLISIVVLIILIEVIVESYRHIGWMGPLIGIAGMALPSLIEQAFSRLAMPAHSITAVLGSIALIAHSLMDGATLASAESVWVEVAVVIHQLPLGLAIWWLVQHALGSRIATMTIVAMCVTIVIGYELTTLWMATLNEHSTHILQAFFAGALLHVLIHRHRPHKHHH; encoded by the coding sequence ATGATCGCCCTGCTTCTCAGCCTGTTGTCCTTGGCCATCGCACCGTGGCTGTATAAGCGCCTGCACCAGCATCGCCGCCTGCATGACGTATTTGATCGTCTGCTGATCAGCATTGTTGTGCTGATTATCCTGATCGAAGTGATCGTTGAAAGTTATCGGCATATCGGCTGGATGGGACCATTGATTGGTATCGCTGGCATGGCGCTTCCGAGCCTGATTGAACAAGCCTTTTCCCGTCTGGCGATGCCGGCGCACTCGATCACCGCGGTGCTCGGCTCCATTGCGCTGATCGCGCATTCATTGATGGATGGCGCCACGCTGGCCAGTGCCGAAAGTGTGTGGGTGGAAGTGGCCGTGGTCATTCATCAACTGCCATTGGGCTTGGCCATCTGGTGGCTGGTGCAGCACGCATTGGGCTCTCGTATCGCGACAATGACCATTGTTGCCATGTGCGTAACGATTGTTATCGGTTATGAACTTACGACACTGTGGATGGCAACGTTAAATGAACATTCCACGCATATCCTGCAGGCGTTCTTTGCTGGTGCCTTATTGCATGTATTGATACATCGTCATCGGCCGCACAAGCATCACCATTAA
- the glgX gene encoding glycogen debranching protein GlgX, with the protein MESAIEVGRPFPLGASWEGSGVNFALYSAHAEAVELCLFETHGMRETARIPMIHRTGDIWHCFLPSARPGTIYGFRVHGPYVPKDGHRFNANKLLIDPYAKSLIGDLRWDEALFGYRQGPKQEWRADGRDSQQFVPKCVVIDPTFNWDGDRQLNVPMADTILYELHVKGFTQLHSGVPPEWRGKYLGLTVPAVIDYLKSLGVTTIALLPCQSFVSEQKLVVNGLHNYWGHNPVALFAPDRRYAVKDPTVEFKTMVKKLHAAGIEVVMSIGFNHTAEVDETGPTLSFRGIDNKTYYLLDQQDFRQYRDYSGCGNTLNAEHPQVLKLMMDCLRYWASEMHIDGFRFDLASSLARRDDDFDPGGSFFNVIHQDPLLSHLKLMAEPWDKQPDSYHLGRFPAGWSEWNDQFRDGVRQFWRGQGGLRQTFATRLLGSPDLFHHQRREPSASINVVTYHDGFTLHDLVTYNQKHNEANLDDNRDGAEENYSWNCGTEGETDDAAINQLRDRQKRNFLTTLMLAQGVPLLLSGDEYGRTQAGNNNAFCQDNELSWMSWNFSARERELQAFVKRLIALRKSQPALRRRQFEVLNAEQNSQAITWFEASGDHLDEPAWQQWSARALAMLINGRKTGLVSANGEPVLGDHLLVLFNARNDAQQFTVPSPPDGALWQLVLDTSEPLGSSTPVYFNGKDTFRLEQRSIAILIEYVVEASTPR; encoded by the coding sequence ATGGAATCTGCAATCGAAGTCGGTAGACCTTTTCCGCTCGGCGCCAGCTGGGAAGGCTCCGGCGTCAATTTCGCGCTGTATTCTGCTCATGCCGAAGCGGTCGAATTATGTTTGTTTGAAACCCATGGCATGCGCGAAACCGCACGCATTCCGATGATTCATCGCACCGGCGATATCTGGCATTGCTTTTTGCCCTCCGCCCGACCCGGCACTATCTATGGTTTTCGCGTGCACGGACCTTACGTGCCGAAAGACGGCCACCGTTTCAATGCCAACAAACTATTGATTGATCCGTATGCGAAATCGCTGATTGGTGATTTGCGCTGGGATGAAGCCTTGTTCGGTTATCGGCAGGGACCAAAACAAGAATGGCGTGCCGATGGCCGTGACAGCCAACAGTTCGTGCCGAAATGCGTGGTCATCGATCCAACGTTCAACTGGGATGGCGACAGGCAGTTAAACGTGCCGATGGCCGATACCATTCTGTATGAATTGCACGTCAAAGGTTTTACCCAGTTGCATAGCGGTGTGCCGCCGGAATGGCGCGGCAAATACCTGGGGCTGACGGTTCCAGCCGTTATCGATTATCTGAAAAGTCTTGGTGTCACGACCATTGCCTTACTGCCATGTCAGAGTTTTGTTTCTGAGCAGAAATTGGTCGTCAACGGGCTGCACAATTACTGGGGTCATAATCCGGTGGCGTTGTTTGCACCGGACCGTCGTTATGCGGTCAAGGATCCGACCGTTGAATTCAAAACGATGGTCAAGAAACTGCATGCGGCCGGCATTGAAGTGGTCATGAGCATCGGTTTCAATCACACCGCCGAAGTCGATGAAACTGGACCTACTTTAAGTTTTCGCGGTATCGACAACAAAACCTATTATCTGCTCGATCAACAGGATTTTCGTCAGTACCGCGATTATTCCGGTTGCGGCAATACACTGAACGCTGAACACCCGCAGGTATTGAAGCTGATGATGGATTGTCTGCGCTATTGGGCCAGCGAAATGCACATCGACGGTTTTCGTTTTGATTTGGCCAGCAGTCTCGCACGGCGCGATGATGATTTTGATCCCGGTGGTTCGTTCTTCAATGTCATCCATCAAGACCCGTTGCTATCGCATTTGAAACTGATGGCGGAACCCTGGGATAAACAACCCGACTCGTATCATCTTGGCCGCTTTCCAGCCGGGTGGTCGGAATGGAACGATCAGTTTCGTGATGGCGTGCGCCAATTCTGGCGCGGGCAGGGCGGATTGCGACAAACCTTTGCAACTAGACTGCTTGGCTCGCCGGATTTGTTTCATCATCAGCGCCGTGAGCCATCAGCCAGCATCAATGTGGTGACCTATCACGATGGATTTACCCTGCATGATTTGGTCACTTACAACCAGAAACATAACGAAGCGAATCTCGATGACAATCGTGATGGCGCTGAAGAGAACTACAGTTGGAATTGTGGCACCGAGGGCGAAACCGACGATGCCGCAATCAACCAATTACGCGATCGCCAGAAGCGCAATTTCCTGACCACGTTGATGCTCGCACAAGGTGTGCCGCTGTTGCTCAGCGGCGATGAATACGGCCGCACTCAGGCCGGCAACAACAATGCGTTTTGTCAGGACAATGAGCTTTCCTGGATGAGCTGGAATTTCAGCGCTCGCGAGCGCGAATTGCAAGCCTTTGTCAAACGCCTGATTGCGCTGCGTAAATCGCAACCGGCATTGCGTCGCCGTCAGTTTGAAGTGCTGAACGCTGAACAGAATTCACAAGCGATCACCTGGTTCGAAGCCAGCGGCGATCATCTTGATGAACCGGCTTGGCAACAGTGGTCGGCACGCGCGCTGGCGATGTTGATCAATGGTCGGAAAACCGGTTTGGTCAGTGCCAACGGTGAGCCCGTACTCGGAGATCATTTACTGGTGTTGTTCAATGCCCGCAACGATGCACAGCAATTCACCGTGCCATCACCACCGGATGGTGCGCTCTGGCAATTGGTGCTTGATACCAGTGAGCCGCTGGGTTCGTCGACACCGGTTTATTTCAACGGCAAAGATACGTTCCGTCTGGAGCAGCGATCGATCGCGATTCTGATTGAGTATGTCGTCGAGGCCAGCACGCCGCGCTGA
- the glk gene encoding glucokinase, whose product MIIADHHLNLLADIGGTNARFALYTSDKGIHDEQTLSCKEYPTLELAIEDYCRRKNAEPLRACIAIATPVVNDFIQMTNHHWGFSVNALQHHFAWQKLVVLNDFEALAMSLPHLSEKELITIGPTLRAEPGVKAVIGPGTGLGVASLMRSSSRWHALAGEGGHVSYAVQNDREFALLKVLQTRFNGYVSAERVASGPGLVNIYEGLAKVDGVTVSPLTPAEITERAHNGDRRCLEVMEIFLRALASTAGNVALTVGARGGVYIGGGIVPRLGSLFDAEAFRRNFENKGRFSSYLKSIPVWMIDSPHPAFVGAVHALQLG is encoded by the coding sequence ATGATTATTGCTGATCATCATTTGAATCTGCTGGCCGATATTGGCGGTACCAATGCCCGTTTCGCGCTGTACACCTCCGATAAAGGTATTCACGACGAACAAACGCTGTCGTGCAAGGAATACCCCACACTGGAGTTGGCGATAGAGGATTATTGCCGGCGCAAAAATGCCGAACCCTTGCGTGCCTGCATCGCCATCGCCACACCGGTCGTCAATGATTTTATCCAGATGACCAATCATCACTGGGGGTTCTCGGTCAACGCCTTGCAACACCATTTTGCCTGGCAAAAGTTGGTGGTGTTGAACGACTTTGAAGCGTTGGCGATGAGCTTGCCTCACTTGAGCGAAAAGGAACTGATCACGATAGGCCCAACACTGAGAGCAGAGCCCGGCGTCAAAGCCGTGATTGGCCCCGGCACCGGCCTTGGTGTCGCCAGTTTGATGCGCTCCAGTTCGCGCTGGCATGCGCTGGCTGGCGAAGGCGGGCATGTCAGTTATGCCGTGCAAAATGATCGCGAATTCGCGCTGTTGAAAGTGTTGCAAACGCGATTCAACGGCTATGTCAGCGCCGAACGTGTCGCCTCGGGTCCGGGTCTTGTCAATATTTATGAAGGGCTGGCGAAAGTCGATGGCGTCACCGTGTCGCCATTGACGCCAGCTGAGATCACCGAGCGTGCGCATAATGGCGATCGCCGCTGTTTGGAAGTGATGGAAATTTTCTTGCGCGCGCTGGCGTCAACCGCTGGCAATGTTGCACTGACCGTTGGTGCTCGTGGCGGCGTCTACATCGGCGGCGGCATCGTACCGCGCCTTGGCAGCTTGTTCGATGCTGAGGCGTTCCGCCGCAATTTCGAAAACAAGGGCCGTTTTTCCTCCTATCTGAAATCCATTCCGGTCTGGATGATTGATTCGCCGCATCCCGCTTTTGTCGGCGCCGTGCATGCGCTGCAACTTGGCTGA